The Thermofilaceae archaeon region CTTCATCCTGCACGGGGAGGGCAGGCTGCTCGTTGCCCTGTGGATCATCGCAGGCATCGTAATGTTCCTATTCAGCACTAGAAAATCGTGGTATCCAGCGGGTAGAGGCCGAGAACGATGAACGCAGCACCAACGGCCTCCCTCATCGTAGCGGAGCTGATCTCCTCTTTAAAAGCCTGCGCCGCTGCTATACCAATGTGGTTCTATAGGGTCTGGTCCAGGTCGAGTATGAGTAGCTTGACAGCCACACCTTCCTCCGCGGCACTTGAGGTGGAGGCTCCTACTCGATGATTCTTCTAAGCGCCGTGCCGGCGAGCGTAATTACGCTCACCGAGAACGCTGCCACGATGCAGATGTTGTGGAGACTCTCGAGGTAAGCTCCATAGACCAGCGCGTCTCGCAGCGCTTGGATCACGTAGGTCAAAGGGTTGCCTAGGCTGATTAGCTTGATGGGAAGCGGCATGATCTCGACAGGGTAGATTGCGTTGCTCGCGAAGAAGAGAGGCATCGTTATAGCTTGAATAATCCCCATGAACCTCTCCCTGGTTTTCATGAACACGGCTAAGATGATGGAGAGAGCGGTTAGCCCCGCTGCGCCGACGAAGACGGCTACCGCTGCTAGAAGGAGGGCTTGGGGCGCCAGGATGATTTTCGCACCTAGAGGGAGCGCGACTATGAGGATTACGAGGAGCTGCGTTAGGGCGCGTGTCGCACCTGCGAGAGATCTTCCGAGAGTTATCATAAAGTGGCTGAGGGGGAGCGTGAGAACCTTCTTCAAGATTCCCGACTCGCGCTCCCACACAAGCATGATGCCGTAGGCCATCGCGATGAACGACGTGGACTGCATAAGAACGCCGGGCGTTATGTAGGTGAGATAGTCCACCGACCCTGTGGGTATCGCCCTTATCCTGCTCATGGCCGTGCCGAAAACGCCGATCCAGAGTATCGGCTGGACAGCCCGAGTAAACACCTCAGTAGGGTCGTGGCGGAGCCTCCGCAGCTCCAGCTCTACGAAAACGAGAACTTTCCTCAAGCTCAAGCTAACCACCCTTTCTAATAGCCCTTCTCGTCGCCAACACGGCTTGGAAACTCTCTGTCTCGGCCTCCTCGAACGTTTTACCCGTCAGCTTGATGAAGACGTCCTCCAAGGTAGGGTTCCTTAAGCTAACCTGCTCGACACTCACTCCCCCCTC contains the following coding sequences:
- a CDS encoding ABC transporter permease is translated as MSLRKVLVFVELELRRLRHDPTEVFTRAVQPILWIGVFGTAMSRIRAIPTGSVDYLTYITPGVLMQSTSFIAMAYGIMLVWERESGILKKVLTLPLSHFMITLGRSLAGATRALTQLLVILIVALPLGAKIILAPQALLLAAVAVFVGAAGLTALSIILAVFMKTRERFMGIIQAITMPLFFASNAIYPVEIMPLPIKLISLGNPLTYVIQALRDALVYGAYLESLHNICIVAAFSVSVITLAGTALRRIIE